The Streptomyces sp. HUAS CB01 genome has a segment encoding these proteins:
- a CDS encoding lamin tail domain-containing protein: protein MSASRITRRVVATALASGALLAAAALPATAADHDRHHGFRSTVVIGQVQYDSPGRDDHSNRSLNAEWVEVRNTGRHAVNLRGYTLSDRDGNRYRFDHLRLNGRSSVRVHTGIGRDTRTDVYQDRRNYIWDNRDTATLRNDHGRTIDTKSWGRFGHRH, encoded by the coding sequence ATGTCTGCTTCCCGCATCACCCGCCGCGTCGTCGCCACCGCACTCGCCTCCGGCGCACTGCTCGCGGCGGCCGCGCTGCCGGCGACCGCGGCCGACCACGACCGGCACCACGGCTTCCGGTCGACGGTCGTCATCGGACAGGTCCAGTACGACAGCCCCGGACGCGACGACCACTCCAACCGCAGCCTCAACGCCGAATGGGTCGAGGTCCGCAACACCGGCCGACACGCGGTCAACCTCCGCGGCTACACCCTCAGCGACCGCGACGGCAACCGCTACCGCTTCGACCACCTCCGCCTCAACGGACGCTCCAGCGTCCGCGTCCACACCGGCATCGGCCGCGACACCCGCACCGACGTCTACCAGGACCGCCGCAACTACATCTGGGACAACCGCGACACCGCCACCCTCCGCAACGACCACGGCCGCACCATCGACACCAAGTCCTGGGGCCGCTTCGGACACCGCCACTGA